One window of Tenacibaculum maritimum NCIMB 2154 genomic DNA carries:
- the porN gene encoding type IX secretion system ring subunit PorN/GldN: MDWKRFYIVLFVFAATSVANAQANLLNAVKADDIGKITEAQKSIEDDKPLPYGYISDRDVLWSKVVWEYIDINQKINLPYYYPIDTTSTSNRRRSLFDTLLRGINSGKITEIYTDSYFTTKTTPEEIKKVVYNERQNGDYTDTYSIQSADIKGYLLKGLWYFDKRQGELKYRLLAIAPMGPDVQTIGIDEIDDKDSVYELFWVFYPDARDELHKSKVFNSENSAQPISYDNLLNARRFNSTIVREENLYGDRKIKDYIRGNSLFQLLEADRIKEGIRDREMDMWNY, translated from the coding sequence ATGGATTGGAAGCGTTTTTACATAGTGTTATTTGTGTTTGCTGCTACAAGTGTTGCAAATGCCCAAGCTAACCTTTTAAATGCTGTAAAAGCAGATGATATAGGTAAAATAACGGAGGCTCAAAAATCTATTGAAGATGATAAACCATTACCTTATGGTTATATTAGTGATAGAGATGTATTATGGTCTAAAGTAGTATGGGAATACATAGATATAAACCAAAAAATAAACTTGCCTTATTATTATCCAATTGATACGACTAGTACTTCTAACAGAAGACGATCGTTGTTTGATACTTTGTTAAGAGGAATTAATTCAGGTAAAATAACAGAAATTTATACAGATTCTTATTTTACAACGAAAACAACTCCAGAAGAGATTAAAAAAGTGGTTTATAACGAACGTCAGAATGGTGATTATACAGATACATATTCAATTCAATCTGCAGATATTAAAGGATATTTATTAAAAGGACTTTGGTATTTTGATAAGCGTCAGGGGGAACTAAAGTACAGATTGTTGGCAATAGCTCCTATGGGGCCAGATGTTCAAACTATTGGTATAGATGAAATAGATGACAAAGATAGTGTATATGAATTGTTTTGGGTATTTTATCCAGATGCAAGAGATGAGCTACATAAATCTAAAGTATTTAATTCAGAAAACTCAGCGCAACCTATCTCTTATGACAATTTGTTAAATGCTCGTAGATTTAATTCTACGATTGTTAGAGAGGAAAACTTATATGGTGATAGAAAAATTAAAGATTATATTAGAGGAAATTCTTTATTCCAGTTATTAGAAGCTGATAGAATTAAAGAAGGAATTCGTGATAGAGAAATGGATATGTGGAATTATTAA
- a CDS encoding NAD(P)/FAD-dependent oxidoreductase yields MNVDYIIVGLGLAGLAFTEKLIEHKKSFVVYEDHSQTSSLVAGGVYNPVVLKRFTPVWNGHEQLALAIPFYKKIANKFKEKLDTPLVTRKAFKSIEDENNWFVATDKPVLSLYMKPTILHEKVAGVIADFGFGELKGTGRIDTKKLVSLYRAYLKERKEIYFEKFNYEEIRFLEKEVIYKGVKAKYIVFCEGFGIKNNPYFKDLPLKEAKGELITIHAPALNIDFLLKSALFVLPLGNHHYKVGATFNWKDKTSKVSEVGREELVEKLKKVITVPYTIVDQTAGIRPTVKDRRPLVGVHEKHTQLAVLNGLGTRGVMIAPTVANSLFQHLEKKEELSKDIDIKRFLSKI; encoded by the coding sequence ATGAATGTAGATTATATTATTGTTGGCTTAGGTTTAGCAGGATTAGCTTTTACAGAGAAATTGATTGAGCATAAGAAGTCTTTTGTAGTTTATGAAGATCATTCTCAAACCTCATCTTTAGTAGCGGGAGGAGTATATAACCCTGTTGTTTTAAAAAGATTTACACCTGTTTGGAATGGACATGAGCAGCTAGCCTTGGCAATTCCATTTTACAAAAAAATAGCCAATAAATTCAAAGAGAAACTAGATACTCCACTGGTAACTAGAAAAGCTTTTAAATCAATTGAGGATGAAAATAATTGGTTTGTAGCTACTGATAAGCCAGTATTATCTCTATATATGAAACCAACAATATTGCATGAAAAAGTAGCAGGAGTAATAGCTGATTTTGGTTTTGGGGAGCTAAAAGGGACAGGAAGAATAGATACCAAAAAGCTGGTGTCATTATATAGAGCTTATCTTAAAGAAAGAAAAGAAATTTACTTTGAAAAGTTTAATTATGAAGAGATACGTTTTCTAGAAAAGGAGGTGATTTATAAGGGAGTTAAAGCAAAATATATTGTTTTTTGTGAAGGGTTTGGAATCAAAAACAATCCTTATTTTAAAGATTTACCGTTAAAAGAAGCTAAAGGGGAGTTGATAACAATACATGCACCAGCATTAAATATAGATTTTCTTTTAAAATCGGCATTATTTGTATTACCTCTAGGGAATCATCATTATAAGGTAGGTGCAACGTTTAATTGGAAGGATAAGACATCAAAAGTATCAGAGGTAGGAAGAGAAGAGTTGGTGGAAAAATTGAAGAAGGTGATTACGGTTCCATATACGATTGTAGATCAAACGGCAGGAATAAGACCTACTGTAAAAGATAGAAGGCCTTTGGTAGGAGTTCATGAGAAGCATACACAATTAGCCGTTTTAAATGGATTAGGAACTCGTGGAGTAATGATTGCCCCAACAGTGGCTAACAGTTTGTTTCAGCATCTAGAAAAAAAAGAGGAGTTAAGCAAGGATATCGATATTAAAAGGTTTTTAAGCAAAATATAA
- a CDS encoding DUF983 domain-containing protein, with amino-acid sequence MFKKGSKLYSIFKTKCPRCHEGSFFRYGFTFNPKKITQIHDHCPTCDLKNMMEPSFFYGAMYVNYALTVAISVAAFIIGKIFINLSLLQTFAFILLVLFLLIPVTLRLSRIIWINMFVSYDEKYLKTSSKEKVI; translated from the coding sequence ATGTTCAAAAAAGGTTCTAAACTATATAGCATTTTCAAAACAAAATGCCCTAGGTGTCATGAAGGAAGTTTTTTCAGATATGGTTTTACTTTTAATCCAAAGAAAATTACTCAAATACATGATCATTGTCCTACATGCGATTTAAAAAATATGATGGAGCCCTCTTTTTTTTATGGGGCTATGTATGTCAATTATGCATTAACAGTAGCTATTTCAGTTGCTGCATTCATCATTGGTAAAATTTTCATCAATTTAAGCTTATTGCAAACTTTTGCTTTTATTTTATTAGTACTATTTCTTCTTATTCCTGTAACACTTCGTTTATCTAGGATTATTTGGATCAATATGTTTGTTTCCTATGATGAGAAATATTTAAAAACCAGCTCAAAAGAAAAAGTCATCTAG
- a CDS encoding ABC-F family ATP-binding cassette domain-containing protein codes for MLNVHNLSVSFMGSDLFSGITFKLNKGDRIGLIGKNGAGKSTLLKVLSKDIESSGGTMAFDKDVRIGFLRQDIDFVAGRTILEEAYQAFEEIKEIELKLDEINEELGKRTDYESNSYAELIESLTDLTERYELLGGYNYQGDTEKILQGLGFQREDFDKLTDTFSGGWRMRIELAKLLLQENDILLLDEPTNHLDIESIIWLENFLKNYSGAIVLVSHDKMFLDNVTNRTIEISLGQIYDYKKPYSQFLKLRAEIKEKQLQAQKNQEKEIQHTQKLIEKFRAKANKASMAQSLIKKLDKVERIEVDGDDNATMNVRFTVSKEPGKIIVEAENLSKSYGDKQVLENVDLLIERNSKIAFVGQNGQGKSTLAKMMVGDVSFKGDLKLGHNVEIGYFAQNQSEHLPPEKTVLEIMEDAATDTNRMKVRDMLGAFLFGGDAVDKKAKVLSGGERNRLALCKLLLSPFNVLIMDEPTNHLDIASKNVLKQALQNFDGTLIIVSHDRDFLQGLTKTVYGFKDKVIKEYLGDIDYFLEQHKMESLREAEKRTVVKEEKETSKKEAYLLSREEEKELKKLKNRLGKIETEISDLEAEIEKIDLELAQNYDEVAARPNFFEKYKAKKSKVDQLMEEWELVEEKVSNYK; via the coding sequence ATGTTAAACGTACATAATTTATCAGTTTCATTTATGGGATCTGATTTATTTTCGGGAATCACTTTTAAGTTGAATAAAGGAGATAGAATAGGATTGATTGGTAAGAATGGAGCAGGGAAATCTACTTTATTAAAAGTACTATCAAAAGATATCGAAAGTAGTGGAGGTACCATGGCATTTGATAAAGATGTACGTATAGGGTTTTTGCGTCAAGATATAGATTTTGTGGCGGGTAGAACCATCTTAGAAGAAGCCTATCAAGCTTTTGAAGAAATTAAAGAAATTGAATTAAAACTCGATGAAATTAATGAAGAACTAGGAAAGAGAACAGATTACGAAAGCAATTCATATGCTGAGTTAATTGAAAGTTTAACGGATTTAACAGAACGCTATGAATTATTAGGAGGCTATAACTATCAGGGAGATACGGAGAAGATTTTACAAGGGTTAGGTTTTCAACGAGAAGATTTTGATAAACTTACAGATACTTTTTCTGGAGGATGGCGTATGCGTATAGAGCTAGCAAAGTTGTTATTACAAGAGAATGATATATTGCTATTAGATGAGCCAACAAACCATCTAGATATAGAATCAATCATTTGGTTGGAAAATTTTTTAAAGAATTATTCAGGAGCAATTGTACTGGTTTCTCATGATAAAATGTTTTTAGATAATGTTACTAACAGAACAATAGAAATATCTTTAGGGCAAATTTATGATTATAAGAAGCCATATTCTCAGTTTTTAAAGTTGAGGGCTGAAATAAAAGAAAAACAACTTCAAGCGCAGAAGAATCAAGAAAAAGAAATTCAGCATACGCAGAAGTTGATTGAAAAGTTCAGGGCTAAAGCAAATAAAGCATCCATGGCACAGTCTTTAATAAAAAAATTGGATAAGGTAGAACGTATAGAGGTGGATGGAGACGATAATGCAACAATGAATGTACGTTTTACTGTTTCTAAAGAACCAGGGAAAATAATTGTAGAAGCTGAAAATTTAAGTAAAAGTTATGGAGACAAACAGGTTTTAGAAAATGTAGATTTATTGATTGAAAGAAATAGTAAGATTGCTTTTGTAGGTCAAAATGGGCAAGGAAAATCAACCCTAGCAAAAATGATGGTAGGAGATGTTTCTTTTAAAGGGGATTTAAAACTAGGACATAATGTAGAAATAGGATATTTTGCTCAAAATCAATCAGAACATTTGCCTCCAGAAAAAACAGTATTAGAAATCATGGAAGATGCAGCTACAGATACTAATAGAATGAAGGTAAGAGATATGTTAGGAGCATTTTTATTTGGAGGGGATGCAGTAGATAAAAAAGCAAAAGTGCTATCAGGAGGTGAGCGTAATCGTTTGGCACTGTGTAAGCTACTTCTATCTCCGTTTAATGTATTAATAATGGATGAGCCTACTAACCATTTAGATATTGCTTCTAAAAATGTATTGAAACAAGCCCTTCAAAATTTTGATGGAACACTAATTATAGTTTCTCATGATCGTGATTTTTTACAAGGATTAACAAAAACTGTTTATGGGTTTAAAGACAAGGTTATTAAAGAGTATTTAGGTGATATTGATTACTTTTTAGAACAACATAAAATGGAAAGCTTGCGAGAAGCAGAAAAAAGAACAGTTGTGAAAGAAGAAAAAGAAACCTCTAAAAAGGAAGCATATCTATTATCGAGAGAAGAAGAAAAAGAGTTGAAAAAATTAAAAAATAGATTGGGTAAAATAGAAACCGAAATTTCTGACTTGGAAGCCGAAATAGAAAAAATAGATTTGGAACTTGCTCAGAATTATGATGAAGTTGCTGCTCGACCAAACTTCTTCGAAAAATACAAAGCAAAGAAGTCAAAAGTAGATCAATTGATGGAGGAGTGGGAGTTGGTAGAGGAAAAGGTGTCAAACTATAAATAA
- a CDS encoding 1-aminocyclopropane-1-carboxylate deaminase/D-cysteine desulfhydrase, with product MSKVNLNVKNEQIKSLVLDAKEINLFIKREDKIHPLVSGNKYRKLKYNIAAAKNTHKDTLLTFGGAFSNHIVATAVAGKLSGLKTIGVIRGDELGTNLEKTLNENKTLKEAYDNGMKFYFISRARYREKRSADFLKELKNKFGDFYLIPEGGTNELAVKGCQEILTEEDVKFDYICCAVGTGGTISGIINSVKKHQKVIGFPALKGDFLREEIAVYIKNEQNWSLQTAYHFGGYGKYNDALIQFINEFNKETHILLDPIYTGKMVFGIMDLIEQNQFPKKSNILLIHTGGLQGIHGVNKQLQRKNKEKIII from the coding sequence ATGTCAAAGGTGAATTTAAACGTTAAAAATGAGCAAATAAAGAGTTTGGTACTAGATGCCAAAGAAATTAATTTGTTTATAAAAAGAGAAGATAAGATTCACCCGTTAGTGTCAGGAAATAAATATAGAAAGCTTAAATACAATATAGCGGCAGCAAAAAACACACATAAAGATACCTTATTAACTTTTGGAGGAGCTTTTTCTAATCATATTGTAGCAACTGCTGTTGCAGGAAAATTGTCAGGACTCAAAACTATCGGAGTCATTCGAGGAGATGAATTGGGAACAAACTTAGAAAAAACATTAAACGAAAATAAAACACTTAAAGAAGCTTATGATAATGGAATGAAATTCTATTTTATTTCAAGAGCTAGGTATCGAGAAAAAAGGAGCGCTGATTTTTTAAAAGAATTAAAAAATAAATTTGGAGATTTTTATTTGATCCCAGAGGGAGGTACAAACGAATTAGCAGTAAAAGGTTGCCAAGAAATATTAACAGAAGAAGATGTGAAATTCGATTATATTTGCTGCGCTGTTGGTACAGGAGGAACAATTTCTGGGATAATTAATTCCGTAAAAAAACATCAAAAAGTAATAGGGTTTCCTGCATTAAAAGGAGATTTCTTAAGAGAAGAAATAGCAGTATATATAAAGAATGAACAAAATTGGAGTTTGCAAACAGCGTATCACTTTGGAGGATATGGTAAATATAATGATGCGTTAATTCAATTTATAAATGAATTTAATAAAGAAACGCATATATTATTAGATCCGATTTATACAGGTAAAATGGTATTTGGAATTATGGATTTAATTGAACAAAATCAATTCCCTAAAAAAAGTAATATACTACTCATTCACACAGGAGGTTTGCAAGGAATTCATGGAGTCAATAAGCAATTACAAAGAAAAAATAAAGAAAAAATAATTATTTAA
- a CDS encoding glucosaminidase domain-containing protein — translation MKVKSILIILVILLIVTSCSTRRSIVRASKTKIVLKNTNEQKTTIPQITPIKKVHKTNANHTLSYIQKFAPIAVKEMHEYKIPASITLAQGVLESGSGRSPLAIRSNNHFGIKCHKGWEGKRVTHDDDEIGECFRKYKYPETSYEDHSKFLVGRKRYAKLFKLRLTDYKGWAYGLRRAGYATDKRYPQKLIHIINKYELYKYDKVKKKRTNTSQHKTALYHIVKKGETLYGIARMYNTSVEKLKLLNKLNDATISIEQELIIK, via the coding sequence ATGAAGGTAAAATCTATTTTAATTATTCTGGTCATTTTATTAATAGTTACAAGTTGTAGTACTAGAAGAAGCATCGTTAGGGCATCAAAAACGAAAATTGTTTTGAAAAACACCAATGAACAAAAAACTACAATACCACAAATAACACCTATTAAAAAAGTTCATAAAACAAATGCCAACCACACATTAAGTTATATACAAAAATTTGCTCCAATAGCAGTTAAAGAAATGCATGAATATAAAATACCAGCAAGTATTACATTGGCGCAAGGAGTTTTAGAATCAGGAAGTGGTAGGAGTCCCTTAGCAATACGATCAAATAACCATTTTGGAATAAAATGTCATAAAGGATGGGAAGGTAAGAGAGTAACGCATGATGATGATGAGATCGGAGAGTGCTTTAGGAAATATAAGTACCCAGAAACATCTTATGAAGATCATTCTAAATTTTTGGTAGGAAGAAAACGATATGCAAAATTATTTAAGTTAAGACTTACAGATTATAAAGGATGGGCATATGGATTAAGAAGAGCGGGGTATGCCACCGATAAAAGATACCCGCAAAAGCTAATTCATATTATTAACAAGTATGAATTATATAAGTATGATAAGGTAAAAAAGAAAAGAACAAATACTTCCCAACATAAAACAGCCTTATATCATATTGTAAAGAAAGGAGAAACGCTTTATGGAATAGCAAGAATGTACAATACAAGTGTAGAGAAATTGAAATTGCTTAATAAACTAAATGACGCAACTATTAGCATTGAACAAGAGTTGATTATTAAATAA
- a CDS encoding SMI1/KNR4 family protein, translating into MKKTLKWIADFLNIDLLSEEKDQYFEVERIKEEFSQELPEELRVYIQYVAPLNDFYFDTVGNPMRLYSIQNLKKMQDGYNYNTVQQKPIEGWPENYFIIADEGGDPVVIDLESGTTKMKQLIHGSESWAYGTTIAGSIEQFLLCNSALHYTLNEFEEEVVIDDENGFCLAPKAAEWYFKNMKVWAGSYYEQWCTIFDNCYTP; encoded by the coding sequence ATGAAAAAGACATTAAAATGGATTGCTGACTTTTTAAATATTGATCTTTTATCGGAGGAAAAAGATCAATATTTTGAAGTTGAAAGAATAAAGGAGGAATTTAGCCAAGAATTGCCCGAAGAATTGAGGGTATATATTCAATATGTTGCCCCATTAAATGATTTTTATTTTGACACAGTTGGAAACCCAATGAGACTTTATAGTATTCAGAACTTAAAAAAAATGCAAGATGGGTACAACTACAATACAGTTCAACAAAAGCCAATTGAAGGATGGCCAGAAAATTATTTTATAATTGCTGATGAAGGAGGTGATCCGGTGGTTATAGACCTAGAGTCAGGCACTACAAAGATGAAACAATTGATTCATGGTTCAGAAAGTTGGGCGTATGGTACAACAATAGCAGGCAGTATTGAGCAGTTTTTATTATGTAATTCAGCACTACATTATACCTTAAATGAATTTGAAGAAGAAGTAGTTATAGATGATGAAAATGGTTTTTGTTTGGCTCCGAAAGCGGCTGAGTGGTATTTCAAGAATATGAAAGTTTGGGCAGGAAGTTATTATGAGCAATGGTGTACGATTTTTGACAATTGTTATACTCCATGA
- a CDS encoding tetratricopeptide repeat-containing sensor histidine kinase has protein sequence MNRFICKLFLLMFIPVTPMFSQDELISSEEEMYVNTYQRFIDSVEFYKNNNLEKSLHFIEKSLESNPKKQQVAKAYSLLGEVYMNWKQYDLAEDSYQLSLKVMRNEKVLFLKGKSLYLQKKYDESIAVLLQLEIEKLSDYEKTLRLELLGSNYLGKGTYTKAEIQFKKALEKAEAYGIVSKITDINSALANLYAKRGEATKANTFYNNSLKLATSENKKRALKEKEKVADYLNSSNRYDEEIELRKETLEEVESKKALLKDLKTERDSISTQKINYKIGRAYALKEEYNSAISYLKKSKTDAYRKKDLIIEKDATRKLSEIYATVGDYTKALKSYENYVQLVDKSYIKKEQEIHRSKQLSQKNLENLNRILSLEKDRELTEIKINLAYKDQELSKENSKKQKMAIYSLIVGILLLSGIIYLFYRNIKQQKIANNLLALKSMRSQMNPHFIFNALNSVNNFIALNDERSANRYLSDFSKLMRSVLENSEEDFIPLSKEIALLRLYVKLEHDRFKDKFEYSLFIDEKIQQDQYLIPPMLLQPYIENAIWHGLRYKKSKGLLEVSMKQQKEGYVEIVIKDDGVGREKSTALKTKNQLKQKSKGMSTIKKRITILNEMYQDVIDVKVADLFKNGEGTEIKVILKKKRI, from the coding sequence ATGAATCGATTTATATGCAAACTTTTTTTATTAATGTTTATTCCTGTAACTCCTATGTTTTCACAGGACGAATTAATAAGTAGTGAGGAGGAGATGTATGTAAATACTTACCAAAGGTTTATAGATTCAGTTGAATTTTATAAGAATAATAATCTAGAGAAAAGTTTACACTTTATAGAAAAGTCTTTAGAAAGCAACCCTAAAAAACAACAGGTAGCAAAAGCGTATAGTTTGTTGGGAGAGGTCTATATGAATTGGAAACAATATGATTTAGCAGAAGATAGCTATCAATTGTCATTAAAAGTAATGAGAAATGAAAAGGTATTGTTTCTTAAAGGGAAATCTCTTTATCTACAAAAAAAATATGATGAAAGTATAGCAGTGCTTCTTCAGTTGGAAATAGAAAAATTAAGTGATTATGAAAAAACACTTAGATTGGAACTTTTAGGGAGTAATTATTTGGGAAAAGGTACATATACCAAAGCAGAAATTCAGTTTAAAAAAGCACTTGAAAAGGCAGAAGCGTATGGTATAGTATCTAAAATAACCGATATAAACTCAGCACTAGCTAATTTGTATGCAAAAAGAGGAGAAGCTACAAAAGCCAATACGTTTTATAATAATTCTTTGAAATTAGCAACAAGTGAAAATAAAAAGAGAGCATTGAAAGAAAAGGAAAAAGTAGCAGATTATTTGAATTCTTCTAATAGATACGATGAAGAAATAGAATTGCGTAAAGAGACGCTAGAAGAAGTGGAAAGTAAAAAAGCTCTTTTAAAAGATTTGAAAACAGAGCGTGATTCGATATCTACTCAAAAAATTAACTATAAAATAGGTCGCGCCTATGCTTTGAAAGAAGAGTATAATAGTGCTATTTCCTATTTAAAAAAGAGTAAAACAGATGCCTATAGAAAAAAGGATTTAATTATAGAAAAAGATGCTACTCGCAAACTTTCGGAGATTTATGCAACGGTTGGAGACTATACGAAGGCACTAAAATCTTATGAAAATTATGTGCAGTTGGTAGATAAATCCTATATAAAAAAAGAGCAAGAGATTCATCGATCTAAGCAATTAAGTCAAAAAAACTTGGAAAACCTAAATAGGATTCTAAGTTTAGAAAAAGATCGAGAATTGACGGAAATTAAAATAAACTTAGCTTATAAAGATCAAGAATTGTCAAAAGAAAATAGTAAGAAACAAAAAATGGCCATCTATTCATTAATAGTAGGGATATTGTTACTTTCAGGAATTATATATTTATTTTATAGAAATATAAAGCAGCAAAAAATAGCAAATAACTTATTAGCTTTAAAGTCAATGCGGTCTCAAATGAATCCTCATTTTATATTCAATGCATTAAATTCTGTAAATAATTTTATTGCGTTAAATGATGAGAGAAGTGCCAATCGGTATTTGTCTGACTTTTCAAAATTAATGAGGTCAGTTTTAGAAAATTCAGAGGAAGATTTTATACCATTGTCTAAAGAAATAGCCTTATTAAGGCTATATGTAAAATTAGAACATGATCGTTTTAAAGATAAATTTGAGTATTCATTATTTATAGATGAAAAAATACAGCAAGATCAGTATTTAATACCACCAATGTTGTTACAACCTTATATAGAAAATGCTATATGGCATGGGTTACGTTATAAAAAAAGCAAAGGGTTGTTAGAGGTTTCAATGAAGCAACAAAAAGAAGGGTACGTAGAAATTGTAATTAAAGATGATGGAGTAGGAAGAGAGAAATCAACCGCATTAAAAACAAAAAACCAACTCAAGCAAAAATCAAAAGGAATGAGTACTATAAAAAAAAGGATTACTATTTTAAATGAAATGTATCAAGATGTAATTGATGTAAAAGTAGCAGACCTTTTTAAAAATGGAGAAGGCACCGAAATCAAAGTTATACTAAAGAAAAAAAGAATATGA
- a CDS encoding LytR/AlgR family response regulator transcription factor, with amino-acid sequence MKLHAIIVEDEEVSRQILKNYIKKYCPNIKVLGEAGTIEEAYNLIQQNTLDLVFLDVEMPYGNAFDLLEKLENRTFETIFVTAYDHYAIEALNNNASYYLLKPISIDDLIKAVNIVTEICEKEHQLKAEILAPQKECIKGKITLPQQDGFEVLDVNEILFCKADDNYTEIYTKEKKKLVSKTLKYFEEALKDYPFVRVHKSYLVNVNTITKYKKGKGGSVLLSNGQEITVSSSKKAKLLSYFT; translated from the coding sequence ATGAAATTACACGCCATAATTGTGGAAGATGAAGAAGTTAGCCGTCAGATACTTAAAAATTATATAAAAAAGTATTGTCCTAATATAAAAGTACTAGGGGAAGCGGGTACTATTGAAGAGGCATATAATTTAATTCAGCAAAACACATTAGATTTGGTATTTTTAGATGTAGAAATGCCTTATGGAAATGCCTTCGATTTATTGGAAAAATTGGAAAACCGAACATTTGAAACTATTTTTGTAACAGCATATGACCATTATGCAATAGAAGCGTTGAATAATAATGCATCATATTATTTATTAAAACCTATTTCTATAGACGATTTAATTAAAGCTGTTAATATAGTTACAGAGATTTGCGAAAAAGAACATCAATTAAAAGCTGAAATTCTAGCACCTCAAAAGGAATGTATAAAAGGAAAGATTACATTGCCACAACAAGATGGTTTTGAAGTACTAGATGTAAATGAGATTCTGTTTTGTAAGGCAGATGATAATTATACCGAAATTTATACGAAAGAAAAGAAAAAGTTAGTTAGTAAAACATTAAAATATTTTGAAGAAGCATTAAAAGATTACCCATTTGTTAGAGTACATAAATCTTACTTGGTTAATGTAAACACGATTACAAAATATAAAAAAGGCAAAGGAGGAAGTGTATTATTATCTAATGGCCAAGAAATAACCGTATCTTCTTCTAAAAAAGCAAAACTATTATCTTATTTTACGTAA
- a CDS encoding gamma carbonic anhydrase family protein — MKVIKEVRGKYPQIPEDCYIAENATIVGEVAMGKQCSVWFNAVIRGDVHYIRIGDKVNIQDGAVIHATYQKSPTTIGNNVSIGHNAIVHGCTIQDNVLIGMGSIVMDDCIIESNSIIAAGAVVTKNTHVKSGSIYAGVPAKKVKDISQELISGEIDRISENYVKYSSWFKE; from the coding sequence ATGAAAGTAATAAAGGAAGTAAGAGGAAAATACCCTCAAATACCAGAAGATTGCTATATCGCAGAAAATGCAACAATAGTAGGAGAAGTAGCTATGGGCAAACAGTGTAGTGTTTGGTTTAATGCGGTAATTCGTGGAGATGTACATTATATCAGAATAGGAGATAAAGTAAACATTCAAGACGGAGCAGTAATTCATGCAACCTATCAAAAATCGCCAACTACAATAGGTAATAACGTATCTATAGGGCATAATGCTATCGTACATGGATGTACAATACAAGATAATGTGTTAATAGGAATGGGAAGTATTGTAATGGATGATTGTATTATTGAAAGTAATTCAATTATTGCAGCAGGAGCCGTAGTAACTAAAAACACTCATGTTAAAAGTGGTAGTATTTATGCAGGAGTACCAGCTAAAAAGGTAAAAGATATTTCGCAAGAGCTTATTTCAGGAGAAATAGATAGAATTTCTGAGAACTATGTAAAATACTCGAGCTGGTTTAAAGAATAA